A part of Salvelinus sp. IW2-2015 linkage group LG16, ASM291031v2, whole genome shotgun sequence genomic DNA contains:
- the LOC111975693 gene encoding mediator of RNA polymerase II transcription subunit 16 isoform X1, producing the protein MMEVAYVCEWEKRPKSNHCPSIPLVCAWSCRNLVAFTTDLKNEEDEKEVSHMVHIIDTEHPWDVYSIYSGHAEVISCLEWDQSGSRLLSADGDGQIKCWAMADHLVNSWETSLGSAVDGDPIVALSWLHNGVKLALHVEMSGSTNFGEKFSRVKFSPSLTLFGGKPMEGWLAVTVSGLVTVSLLKPNGQLLTASESLCRLRGRVALADIAFTGGGNIVVAATDGSSSSPVQFYKVCVSVVNEKCRIDTELLPSLFMRCTTDPVRRDKXPAVTHLKFLTRENSDQVLLCASSQTGSIVECWSLRKEGLPVNNIFQHRSPVVGEKQPMILKWRILSATNDLDRVSAVALPKLPISISNPDLKVASDTKFCPGLGLALAFHDGSIQILHRLSLHTMGVFYGSSSGSSQRPGDEPAIKRQRAGGHTVHFKALQFSWTSLALAGVDNHGKLHMIRVSPSMGQMLDMNTLLRHLLFLLEYCMVTGYDWWDVLLHVQPGMVHNLVEKLHEEYMRQNQALQQVLSTRIVAVKASLCKLSVATAARACDFHAKLLLIAISATLKSLLRPHVLNTPDKSPGDRLAEICAKNTDTDIDKVMINLKTEEFVLDGPPLQSLQQLIQWVGDFVLYLMANLPNQGSIVRPGFGFLRDGSSLGMLREMMVMIRIWGLLKPGCLPIYTATSDNQDSMSLLFRLLTKLWLCSRDEGHPQEPDEPLIDECCLLPSQLLVPSMDWLPVNDGIICKLQGKQPLRLQFGKPYSLPGLNSTAQVEIFSRSPGAQRMDNLRCLHMGVCPTEESKACTRCGCVTMLRSPNKTNAMKQWEQRWIKNCLCGGLWRRVPSTLS; encoded by the exons ATGATGGAGGTGGCCTATGTTTGTGAGTGGGAGAAGAGACCCAAGAGCAACCACTGTCCATCCATCCCACTGGTGTGTGCCTGGTCCTGCAGGAACCTAGTTGCCTTTACCACAGACCTAAAAAATGAAGAAGATGAAAAAG AAGTCAGTCATATGGTCCACATCATTGACACAGAGCACCCATGGGATGTGTACTCCATTTACTCTGGACATGCCGAGGTCATATCCTGTCTGGAGTGGGACCAATCAG GTTCCAGGTTGTTGTCTGCTGATGGAGACGGGCAGATCAAGTGCTGGGCGATGGCAGATCACCTGGTGAACAGCTGGGAGACTTCACTAGGGAGTGCTGTGGACGGAGACCCTATCGTAGCTCTGTCCTGGCTGCATAATGGAGTCAAGCTGGCTCTGCATGTGGAGATG TCGGGCTCCACCAACTTCGGGGAGAAGTTTTCACGGGTCAAGTTCTCGCCGTCTCTCACGCTGTTCGGGGGTAAGCCCATGGAAGGCTGGCTGGCAGTAACGGTGAGCGGCCTGGTCACGGTGTCCTTGCTGAAGCCCAACGGACAGCTGCTGACAGCCAGCGAGAGCCTGTGTCGCCTGAGGGGCCGTGTTGCCCTGGCCGACATCGCATTCACCGGCGGGGGCAACATCGTGGTGGCGGCAACGGACGGCAGTAGCTCCTCACCTGTGCAGTTCTACAAG GTGTGCGTGAGCGTGGTCAACGAGAAGTGTCGCATCGACACGGAGCTGCTGCCCTCGCTCTTTATGCGCTGCACCACAGACCCGGTCAGGAGGGACAAGTKCCCGGCCGTCACACACCTCAAGTTCCTCACCAGGGAGAACTCAGAYCAg GTGCTGTTGTGTGCCTCCAGTCAGACGGGCAGCATCGTAGAGTGCTGGTCACTGCGAAAAGAAGGCCTCCCTGTTAATAACATATTCCAGCATCGCTCACCAGTAG TGGGTGAGAAACAGCCGATGATCTTGAAATGGCGCATCCTCTCAGCCACCAATGACCTGGACCGCGTGTCGGCCGTTGCTCTGCCCAAGCTGCCCATCTCCATCTCCAACCCTGACTTAAAGGTGGCGTCGGACACAAAGTTCTGCCCAGGCCTCG GCCTGGCCCTAGCCTTCCACGATGGCAGCATCCAGATCCTCCACCGGCTGTCCCTCCACACTATGGGCGTGTTCTACGGCTCCTCCTCGGGCTCCTCCCAGCGGCCCGGGGACGAGCCGGCCATCAAACGGCAGCGTGCCGGCGGCCACACCGTCCACTTCAAGGCCCTGCAGTTCTCCTGGACCTCGCTGGCCCTGGCCGGAGTGGACAACCACGGCAAG CTGCACATGATCCGTGTGTCTCCCTCCATGGGCCAGATGTTGGACATGAACACACTGCTGCGCCACCTGCTGTTCCTACTGGAGTACTGCATGGTGACGGGCTACGACTGGTGGGATGTGCTGCTCCATGTGCAGCCGGGCATGGTCCATAACCTGGTAGAGAAGCTTCATGAAGAGTACATGAGACAGAACCAAGCCCTGCAGCAG gtgctCTCGACACGCATCGTCGCAGTGAAGGCCTCTCTCTGTAAGCTGTCYGTGGCTACGGCGGCGCGAGCCTGCGACTTCCACGCCAAGCTCCTCCTTATCGCCATTAGCGCCACCCTCAAGTCCCTGCTGAGGCCCCACGTCCTCAACACGCCAGACAAGAGCCCCGGGGATAGGCTGGCAGAGATATGCGCCAAAAATACTGACACTG ATATCGATAAGGTGATGATCAACCTGAAGACAGAGGAGTTTGTGCTGGACGGCCCCCCGCTCCAGTCTCTGCAGCAGCTCATCCAATGGGTGGGAGACTTTGTGCTCTACCTGATGGCTAACCTACCCAATCAG GGCTCCATCGTGCGTCCCGGCTTTGGGTTCCTGCGCGACGGCTCGTCCCTGGGCATGCTGCGTGAAATGATGGTGATGATCCGGATCTGGGGCCTGCTGAAGCCTGGCTGCCTGCCCATCTACACGGCCACCTCGGACAACCAGGATAGCATGTCCCTCCTCTTCCGCCTGCTCACCAAGCTCTGGCTCTGCT CTCGGGACGAGGGCCACCCCCAGGAGCCTGATGAGCCGCTGATAGACGAGTGCTGCCTGCTGCCCAGCCAGCTGCTGGTGCCCAGCATGGACTGGCTGCCTGTCAACGACGGCATCATCTGCAAGCTGCAGGGCAAGCAACCTCTGCGGCTACAGTTTGGCAAGCCCTACAGCCTTCCGGGTCTCAACTCCACCGCCCAGGTGGAGATCTTCTCTAG GAGCCCAGGGGCCCAGAGGATGGATAATCTACGTTGTCTCCACATGGGAGTCTGTCCCACAGAGGAGAGCAAAGCCTGCACCCG gTGTGGCTGTGTGACCATGCTCCGCTCGCCCAACAAGACCAACGCAATGAAGCAGTGGGAGCAACGCTGGATCAAGAACTGCCTGTGCGGAGGCCTCTGGAGAAGGGTTCCCTCCACACTGTCCTGA
- the LOC111975693 gene encoding mediator of RNA polymerase II transcription subunit 16 isoform X2: protein MMEVAYVCEWEKRPKSNHCPSIPLVCAWSCRNLVAFTTDLKNEEDEKVSHMVHIIDTEHPWDVYSIYSGHAEVISCLEWDQSGSRLLSADGDGQIKCWAMADHLVNSWETSLGSAVDGDPIVALSWLHNGVKLALHVEMSGSTNFGEKFSRVKFSPSLTLFGGKPMEGWLAVTVSGLVTVSLLKPNGQLLTASESLCRLRGRVALADIAFTGGGNIVVAATDGSSSSPVQFYKVCVSVVNEKCRIDTELLPSLFMRCTTDPVRRDKXPAVTHLKFLTRENSDQVLLCASSQTGSIVECWSLRKEGLPVNNIFQHRSPVVGEKQPMILKWRILSATNDLDRVSAVALPKLPISISNPDLKVASDTKFCPGLGLALAFHDGSIQILHRLSLHTMGVFYGSSSGSSQRPGDEPAIKRQRAGGHTVHFKALQFSWTSLALAGVDNHGKLHMIRVSPSMGQMLDMNTLLRHLLFLLEYCMVTGYDWWDVLLHVQPGMVHNLVEKLHEEYMRQNQALQQVLSTRIVAVKASLCKLSVATAARACDFHAKLLLIAISATLKSLLRPHVLNTPDKSPGDRLAEICAKNTDTDIDKVMINLKTEEFVLDGPPLQSLQQLIQWVGDFVLYLMANLPNQGSIVRPGFGFLRDGSSLGMLREMMVMIRIWGLLKPGCLPIYTATSDNQDSMSLLFRLLTKLWLCSRDEGHPQEPDEPLIDECCLLPSQLLVPSMDWLPVNDGIICKLQGKQPLRLQFGKPYSLPGLNSTAQVEIFSRSPGAQRMDNLRCLHMGVCPTEESKACTRCGCVTMLRSPNKTNAMKQWEQRWIKNCLCGGLWRRVPSTLS, encoded by the exons ATGATGGAGGTGGCCTATGTTTGTGAGTGGGAGAAGAGACCCAAGAGCAACCACTGTCCATCCATCCCACTGGTGTGTGCCTGGTCCTGCAGGAACCTAGTTGCCTTTACCACAGACCTAAAAAATGAAGAAGATGAAAAAG TCAGTCATATGGTCCACATCATTGACACAGAGCACCCATGGGATGTGTACTCCATTTACTCTGGACATGCCGAGGTCATATCCTGTCTGGAGTGGGACCAATCAG GTTCCAGGTTGTTGTCTGCTGATGGAGACGGGCAGATCAAGTGCTGGGCGATGGCAGATCACCTGGTGAACAGCTGGGAGACTTCACTAGGGAGTGCTGTGGACGGAGACCCTATCGTAGCTCTGTCCTGGCTGCATAATGGAGTCAAGCTGGCTCTGCATGTGGAGATG TCGGGCTCCACCAACTTCGGGGAGAAGTTTTCACGGGTCAAGTTCTCGCCGTCTCTCACGCTGTTCGGGGGTAAGCCCATGGAAGGCTGGCTGGCAGTAACGGTGAGCGGCCTGGTCACGGTGTCCTTGCTGAAGCCCAACGGACAGCTGCTGACAGCCAGCGAGAGCCTGTGTCGCCTGAGGGGCCGTGTTGCCCTGGCCGACATCGCATTCACCGGCGGGGGCAACATCGTGGTGGCGGCAACGGACGGCAGTAGCTCCTCACCTGTGCAGTTCTACAAG GTGTGCGTGAGCGTGGTCAACGAGAAGTGTCGCATCGACACGGAGCTGCTGCCCTCGCTCTTTATGCGCTGCACCACAGACCCGGTCAGGAGGGACAAGTKCCCGGCCGTCACACACCTCAAGTTCCTCACCAGGGAGAACTCAGAYCAg GTGCTGTTGTGTGCCTCCAGTCAGACGGGCAGCATCGTAGAGTGCTGGTCACTGCGAAAAGAAGGCCTCCCTGTTAATAACATATTCCAGCATCGCTCACCAGTAG TGGGTGAGAAACAGCCGATGATCTTGAAATGGCGCATCCTCTCAGCCACCAATGACCTGGACCGCGTGTCGGCCGTTGCTCTGCCCAAGCTGCCCATCTCCATCTCCAACCCTGACTTAAAGGTGGCGTCGGACACAAAGTTCTGCCCAGGCCTCG GCCTGGCCCTAGCCTTCCACGATGGCAGCATCCAGATCCTCCACCGGCTGTCCCTCCACACTATGGGCGTGTTCTACGGCTCCTCCTCGGGCTCCTCCCAGCGGCCCGGGGACGAGCCGGCCATCAAACGGCAGCGTGCCGGCGGCCACACCGTCCACTTCAAGGCCCTGCAGTTCTCCTGGACCTCGCTGGCCCTGGCCGGAGTGGACAACCACGGCAAG CTGCACATGATCCGTGTGTCTCCCTCCATGGGCCAGATGTTGGACATGAACACACTGCTGCGCCACCTGCTGTTCCTACTGGAGTACTGCATGGTGACGGGCTACGACTGGTGGGATGTGCTGCTCCATGTGCAGCCGGGCATGGTCCATAACCTGGTAGAGAAGCTTCATGAAGAGTACATGAGACAGAACCAAGCCCTGCAGCAG gtgctCTCGACACGCATCGTCGCAGTGAAGGCCTCTCTCTGTAAGCTGTCYGTGGCTACGGCGGCGCGAGCCTGCGACTTCCACGCCAAGCTCCTCCTTATCGCCATTAGCGCCACCCTCAAGTCCCTGCTGAGGCCCCACGTCCTCAACACGCCAGACAAGAGCCCCGGGGATAGGCTGGCAGAGATATGCGCCAAAAATACTGACACTG ATATCGATAAGGTGATGATCAACCTGAAGACAGAGGAGTTTGTGCTGGACGGCCCCCCGCTCCAGTCTCTGCAGCAGCTCATCCAATGGGTGGGAGACTTTGTGCTCTACCTGATGGCTAACCTACCCAATCAG GGCTCCATCGTGCGTCCCGGCTTTGGGTTCCTGCGCGACGGCTCGTCCCTGGGCATGCTGCGTGAAATGATGGTGATGATCCGGATCTGGGGCCTGCTGAAGCCTGGCTGCCTGCCCATCTACACGGCCACCTCGGACAACCAGGATAGCATGTCCCTCCTCTTCCGCCTGCTCACCAAGCTCTGGCTCTGCT CTCGGGACGAGGGCCACCCCCAGGAGCCTGATGAGCCGCTGATAGACGAGTGCTGCCTGCTGCCCAGCCAGCTGCTGGTGCCCAGCATGGACTGGCTGCCTGTCAACGACGGCATCATCTGCAAGCTGCAGGGCAAGCAACCTCTGCGGCTACAGTTTGGCAAGCCCTACAGCCTTCCGGGTCTCAACTCCACCGCCCAGGTGGAGATCTTCTCTAG GAGCCCAGGGGCCCAGAGGATGGATAATCTACGTTGTCTCCACATGGGAGTCTGTCCCACAGAGGAGAGCAAAGCCTGCACCCG gTGTGGCTGTGTGACCATGCTCCGCTCGCCCAACAAGACCAACGCAATGAAGCAGTGGGAGCAACGCTGGATCAAGAACTGCCTGTGCGGAGGCCTCTGGAGAAGGGTTCCCTCCACACTGTCCTGA